From Gemmatimonadaceae bacterium, the proteins below share one genomic window:
- a CDS encoding pyruvate dehydrogenase complex E1 component subunit beta has product MAIITYREALNQALREEMARDDRVFLMGEEVARYNGAYKVSKGLLEEFGEMRVVDTPITELGFAGVGVGAAMVGLRPIIEFMTWNFAVLALDQVINAAAKMLYMSGGQYPIPMVFRGPNGAALQLSAQHSQAFESWLAHIPGVKVVTPGTPYDAKGLLKAAIRDDNPVIVLEGEMLYNTKGEVPETDYIVPIGKAELKAEGDDCSIITNGKMVLVAMKAADELAKEGIKIDVVDLRTVRPMDTEAIYASVRKTNRAVVLEEGWELAGIGAQVVDYIQRECFDDLDHPVVRVHQADVPMPYAKGLEKAAKPDLAKTIAAVKKVMYVD; this is encoded by the coding sequence ATGGCCATCATCACGTATCGCGAGGCGCTCAACCAGGCCCTGCGCGAGGAAATGGCGCGCGACGACCGCGTCTTCCTGATGGGCGAGGAAGTCGCCCGCTACAATGGCGCCTACAAGGTCTCCAAGGGCCTGCTCGAGGAGTTCGGCGAGATGCGCGTCGTGGACACGCCCATCACCGAACTCGGCTTCGCCGGCGTCGGTGTCGGCGCGGCGATGGTCGGCCTGCGCCCCATCATCGAGTTCATGACCTGGAACTTCGCCGTGCTGGCGCTGGACCAGGTGATCAACGCCGCCGCCAAGATGCTCTACATGTCCGGCGGCCAGTATCCGATCCCGATGGTCTTCCGCGGCCCCAACGGCGCCGCGCTGCAGCTCTCCGCGCAGCACTCGCAGGCCTTCGAGTCCTGGCTCGCGCACATTCCCGGCGTGAAGGTCGTGACGCCCGGCACGCCGTACGACGCCAAGGGCCTGCTCAAGGCCGCCATCCGCGACGACAACCCGGTCATCGTGCTGGAGGGCGAGATGCTCTACAACACCAAGGGCGAGGTGCCGGAGACGGACTACATCGTCCCCATCGGCAAGGCCGAGCTCAAGGCCGAGGGCGATGACTGCTCGATCATCACCAACGGCAAGATGGTGCTGGTGGCCATGAAGGCCGCCGACGAGCTCGCCAAGGAAGGCATCAAGATCGATGTCGTCGACCTCCGCACCGTCCGCCCGATGGACACCGAGGCCATCTACGCCTCGGTGCGCAAGACCAACCGTGCCGTCGTGCTCGAGGAAGGCTGGGAGCTGGCCGGCATCGGCGCGCAGGTGGTCGATTACATCCAGCGCGAGTGCTTCGACGACCTCGACCACCCTGTGGTCCGTGTCCACCAGGCCGACGTGCCGATGCCCTACGCCAAGGGCCTCGAGAAGGCCGCCAAGCCCGACCTCGCGAAGACAATCGCGGCGGTCAAGAAGGTGATGTATGTCGACTAA
- the pdhA gene encoding pyruvate dehydrogenase (acetyl-transferring) E1 component subunit alpha: MAAKKKQDSKSNESPELLRELLHGMLLQRRFEEKVGEAYALGKIGGFCHLYIGQEAVSTGIISMLREDDYVITTYRDHGQAIARGMTPRSVMAELFGRVDGCSKGKGGSMHLFDRNVNFLGGHGIVGGHVPLAAGVGFAIKYRGGDQVIVCFMGESVVNTGAFHEALNMAALWKLPCLFVIENNKYGMGTAVERAAAIKDLSRRADSYDGMYSEHVDGQDVMKVREATARALEHARKEGKPCLLEVRTYRYMGHSMSDAVSGTYRTKDELDEYLKRDPINLLKARMIDAGDLSDDDFAAMEEEIKATVQDSWDFADASPEPPLESLFEDILVTTES; this comes from the coding sequence ATGGCCGCCAAGAAGAAACAGGACTCCAAGTCCAACGAGAGCCCCGAACTCCTGAGAGAACTCCTCCACGGCATGCTCCTCCAGCGCCGCTTCGAGGAGAAGGTCGGCGAGGCCTACGCCCTCGGTAAGATCGGAGGCTTCTGCCACCTCTACATCGGCCAGGAAGCCGTCTCCACCGGCATCATCTCGATGCTGCGCGAGGACGACTACGTGATCACGACCTACCGTGACCACGGCCAGGCCATCGCCCGCGGGATGACGCCGCGCTCCGTGATGGCCGAGCTCTTCGGCCGCGTGGACGGCTGCTCCAAGGGCAAGGGCGGCTCGATGCACCTCTTCGACCGCAACGTGAACTTCCTCGGTGGACACGGCATCGTCGGCGGGCACGTGCCGCTCGCGGCCGGTGTCGGCTTCGCCATCAAGTACCGTGGTGGCGACCAGGTCATCGTCTGCTTCATGGGTGAGTCGGTGGTGAACACCGGTGCCTTCCACGAGGCCTTGAACATGGCCGCCCTGTGGAAGCTGCCCTGCCTGTTCGTCATCGAGAACAACAAGTACGGCATGGGCACCGCAGTCGAGCGCGCCGCCGCCATCAAGGACCTTTCGCGCCGCGCCGATTCGTACGACGGGATGTACTCCGAGCACGTGGACGGCCAGGACGTGATGAAGGTGCGCGAGGCCACGGCCCGCGCCCTCGAACACGCCCGTAAGGAAGGCAAGCCCTGCCTGCTCGAGGTGCGCACCTATCGCTACATGGGCCACTCGATGTCCGACGCCGTCTCCGGCACCTATCGCACCAAGGACGAGCTCGACGAGTACCTCAAGCGCGACCCCATCAACCTCCTCAAGGCCCGCATGATCGACGCCGGCGACCTGAGCGACGACGACTTCGCCGCGATGGAAGAGGAGATCAAGGCCACGGTGCAGGACTCCTGGGACTTCGCCGACGCATCGCCCGAGCCGCCGCTCGAATCGCTCTTCGAAGACATCCTCGTCACCACGGAGAGCTGA
- the lipA gene encoding lipoyl synthase has translation MAEHLYQILGRHQAQQLPHRKPEWLKVKAPGGTNYLRLKQLMRDLDLHTVCEEAHCPNVGECWEHGTATFMILGDVCTRNCAYCAVAHGRPPKFDPAEPSRVAEAAKAMNLQHLVITSVDRDDLPDFGAWAFAETIRQVHESVPGCSVEVLVPDFQGNEDSIRSVLEARPEIYNHNTETVPRLYKKARPGGRYQRVLEIFRTAKRIAPDIPTKTGIILGMGETNEEVLDTMRELRTVDVDILTLGQYLRPSNDHIPLDRYVTPAEFAMFREQGKKMGFRHVESGPLVRSSYHAWEQVQAAELTGR, from the coding sequence ATGGCAGAGCACCTCTACCAGATCCTCGGCCGACACCAAGCCCAGCAACTCCCGCATCGCAAGCCGGAGTGGCTCAAGGTCAAAGCCCCGGGCGGCACGAACTATCTCCGCCTCAAGCAGCTGATGCGCGACCTCGACCTCCACACGGTCTGCGAGGAAGCCCACTGCCCCAACGTCGGCGAGTGCTGGGAACACGGCACCGCCACCTTCATGATCCTCGGCGACGTCTGCACCCGGAACTGCGCCTACTGCGCCGTCGCCCACGGCCGACCGCCCAAGTTCGACCCCGCCGAGCCCAGCCGCGTGGCCGAGGCCGCCAAGGCGATGAACCTGCAGCATCTGGTCATCACCTCCGTGGACCGAGACGACCTCCCAGACTTTGGCGCCTGGGCCTTCGCCGAGACCATCCGCCAGGTGCACGAGTCCGTGCCGGGCTGCTCCGTCGAGGTGCTGGTCCCCGACTTCCAAGGCAACGAGGACTCGATCCGCTCGGTGCTCGAGGCTCGGCCTGAGATCTACAACCACAACACCGAGACCGTCCCGCGCCTCTATAAGAAGGCGCGCCCCGGCGGCCGCTATCAGCGCGTGCTGGAGATCTTCCGCACCGCCAAGCGCATCGCCCCCGACATCCCCACCAAGACCGGCATCATCCTAGGGATGGGCGAGACCAACGAAGAGGTCCTCGACACCATGCGCGAGCTGCGCACGGTGGACGTCGACATCCTCACGCTGGGCCAGTACCTCCGTCCGTCCAACGACCACATCCCGCTTGACCGCTACGTGACGCCCGCCGAGTTCGCGATGTTCCGCGAGCAAGGCAAGAAGATGGGCTTCAGGCACGTGGAGTCAGGGCCACTGGTGCGGTCGTCGTACCATGCTTGGGAGCAGGTCCAGGCTGCGGAGCTGACGGGCAGATGA
- a CDS encoding DUF3108 domain-containing protein translates to MSTLRGATLALALGALAVGDMRAQTNRGSPVGAASPTATAARVPFNVGEALTYDVRFGAIKVGTGRMRVVGKEEVRGREAWHVRFSVSGGTFFYKVNDVYESWMDVVTLNSLRYEQDLQQGSRDRERSFEIFPERAVYRETSRNGNERPSVPNPLDDGSFLFFIRTVPLEVGNTYTFNRYFRPDRNPVIIRVLRRETVKVPAGEFPAIVIQPIIKTTGIFGEGGQAEIWLADDSTRMMLQMKSRLPFGSLNLYLRSYRLQADTATAVPEEDPPT, encoded by the coding sequence ATGTCGACACTGCGAGGTGCCACGCTGGCCCTCGCCCTCGGCGCCCTCGCCGTGGGGGACATGCGTGCGCAGACAAACCGCGGATCCCCAGTCGGCGCCGCGTCGCCAACCGCGACCGCCGCACGAGTCCCGTTCAACGTCGGCGAGGCGCTCACCTATGATGTGCGGTTCGGTGCCATCAAGGTCGGCACGGGCCGGATGCGCGTCGTGGGGAAGGAGGAGGTGCGCGGCCGCGAAGCCTGGCACGTGCGCTTCAGCGTCAGTGGCGGCACGTTCTTCTACAAGGTCAACGACGTCTACGAAAGTTGGATGGACGTCGTGACGTTGAATTCCCTGCGCTACGAGCAGGACCTGCAGCAGGGCTCCCGCGACCGCGAGCGGAGCTTCGAGATATTCCCGGAACGGGCCGTGTACCGCGAGACATCGCGCAACGGCAACGAGCGCCCGTCCGTGCCGAACCCGCTCGACGATGGGTCCTTCCTGTTCTTCATCCGGACGGTCCCCCTCGAAGTCGGCAACACCTACACGTTCAACCGATATTTTCGGCCCGACCGAAACCCGGTGATCATCCGCGTCCTGCGCCGCGAGACCGTGAAGGTGCCCGCCGGCGAGTTCCCAGCCATCGTGATCCAGCCCATCATCAAGACCACGGGCATCTTCGGCGAGGGCGGTCAGGCCGAGATCTGGCTGGCCGACGACAGCACGCGCATGATGCTGCAGATGAAGTCGCGCCTGCCGTTCGGCTCGCTGAACCTGTACCTGCGCTCGTATCGCCTGCAGGCAGATACGGCGACTGCCGTCCCTGAGGAAGATCCGCCCACCTGA
- a CDS encoding glycosyltransferase family 2 protein, protein MLYVCIPTHNEAETIGLLLWRIRKVFQEYPREYEVLVYDDASSDSTREVLQPYERALPLTLIGGQERVGYARGVEALLREASKRTNYPRRDAVIVMQGDFSDRPEHIPDLVKRFEGGADVVVGEQTLPADAPEAERRLRRYLSWLPRVWMLRNAVTVPGASDPWSGYRLMRITVVRDVLRSMERSPVRAESTLQANLEMLRTTFPHARRIESVQVTPRFDLRPRASRRLEAWPQAWALAKAAWAVRKQPLEPRPAPPARTRPA, encoded by the coding sequence GTGCTGTACGTCTGCATTCCGACCCACAATGAGGCCGAGACCATCGGCCTGCTGCTCTGGCGCATCCGCAAGGTGTTCCAGGAGTACCCGCGCGAGTACGAGGTGCTGGTCTACGACGATGCCTCGTCGGACAGCACGCGCGAGGTGCTGCAGCCGTACGAGCGGGCCCTACCGCTGACGCTGATCGGTGGCCAGGAACGCGTGGGCTATGCGCGCGGCGTCGAGGCGTTGCTTCGAGAGGCCTCGAAACGTACGAACTATCCGCGGCGCGATGCCGTCATCGTGATGCAGGGCGACTTCAGCGACCGCCCTGAGCACATTCCGGACCTGGTGAAGCGCTTCGAGGGAGGCGCCGATGTCGTCGTCGGCGAGCAGACGCTGCCCGCCGACGCACCCGAGGCCGAGCGCCGCCTGCGCCGCTACCTCTCGTGGCTGCCACGCGTCTGGATGCTGCGGAACGCCGTCACGGTGCCTGGCGCCAGCGATCCCTGGAGTGGCTATCGCCTGATGCGCATCACCGTCGTGCGCGACGTGCTCCGCTCGATGGAGCGCAGCCCCGTGCGGGCGGAGTCCACGCTGCAGGCAAACCTCGAGATGCTGCGCACGACCTTCCCGCACGCGCGGCGCATCGAGTCGGTGCAGGTGACGCCGCGCTTTGATCTCCGTCCTCGCGCATCGCGCCGGCTCGAGGCCTGGCCCCAGGCCTGGGCGCTGGCGAAGGCCGCGTGGGCAGTCCGCAAGCAGCCGCTCGAGCCCCGTCCCGCCCCGCCGGCACGGACACGGCCCGCCTAA